A DNA window from Luteolibacter luteus contains the following coding sequences:
- a CDS encoding LysR family transcriptional regulator, with translation MELRQLQLFLAAAEEGSITAAAKRMHLTQPALSRQIKALEEELGVELFTRGAHSVTLTPAGGVLLEEGSKLLERAERVVKLVRASAEGEPLRVGYAPSLAGPLLGLALERFSQLHPRARVQLSDLSSTEMRDALAQGKIDVAVTVPWEGDSQALKWTPIRHHGMVLAVPASHPFASKKKIKLADLDGQRLLLYSRNEYPEYWQGVTRMFRENGLQAKVAGEFDGVSSLAAAVEAGLGVALMASGSRFDRVVMLPIDPTPEPVCVAAGVSTAREASNVVEVFIRELVRVAEEGS, from the coding sequence ATGGAATTACGGCAGTTGCAGTTGTTTCTCGCGGCAGCAGAGGAGGGGAGCATCACCGCGGCTGCCAAGCGGATGCATCTGACGCAGCCGGCGCTGAGCCGCCAGATCAAGGCCTTGGAGGAAGAACTGGGCGTGGAGCTTTTCACTCGTGGTGCCCACTCGGTCACGCTCACTCCGGCTGGCGGCGTGCTTCTGGAGGAAGGCAGCAAGCTGCTGGAACGTGCGGAGCGGGTGGTGAAACTGGTCCGCGCCAGTGCTGAAGGGGAGCCACTCCGGGTCGGCTACGCGCCTTCTTTGGCGGGTCCCCTGCTCGGCCTCGCATTGGAACGCTTCTCCCAATTGCACCCCCGCGCCCGTGTCCAACTTTCGGATCTCTCCAGCACGGAAATGCGGGATGCCCTCGCCCAAGGGAAAATCGATGTGGCCGTGACCGTTCCCTGGGAAGGCGATAGCCAAGCCTTGAAATGGACGCCGATCCGTCATCACGGCATGGTCCTCGCCGTTCCTGCCTCCCATCCTTTTGCCTCGAAGAAGAAGATCAAGCTGGCAGATCTCGATGGCCAGCGCTTGCTGCTCTACTCGCGGAATGAATATCCGGAATATTGGCAGGGTGTGACCCGCATGTTCCGGGAAAACGGGCTTCAGGCGAAGGTGGCGGGAGAGTTCGATGGCGTCAGCAGCCTCGCCGCAGCAGTGGAAGCCGGTTTGGGCGTCGCGCTGATGGCTTCGGGCAGCCGCTTTGATCGGGTGGTCATGCTTCCCATTGATCCAACTCCCGAGCCGGTTTGTGTCGCGGCTGGAGTTTCCACCGCGAGAGAAGCCTCCAATGTTGTGGAAGTATTTATCCGAGAGTTGGTTAGGGTGGCAGAGGAAGGGTCTTAG
- a CDS encoding pirin family protein, protein MKTNTDLTIRRSGERGHVDHGWLDSRFTFSFADYYDPSHMGFRSLRVINDDRVAPGGGFPTHPHRDMEIFSYVLDGALAHQDSMGNARTIKPGQIQVMSAGSGVTHSEFNPSSTEMVHLLQIWIIPNQRGLTPRYTEWAPSAEQDSASKVLVISADGRDGSATIAQDADIWRLKLQPGESSAHTLAPGRGLWLHLIRGQADVNGAGISPGDAASTERPGEYILSAGDEAVEALLFDLR, encoded by the coding sequence GTGAAAACGAACACCGACCTCACGATCCGCCGCTCCGGCGAACGCGGCCACGTCGATCATGGCTGGCTGGACAGCCGCTTCACTTTTTCTTTCGCCGACTACTACGACCCGTCCCACATGGGCTTCCGCTCGCTTCGGGTGATCAATGACGACCGTGTCGCCCCCGGCGGCGGCTTTCCGACTCATCCGCATCGCGACATGGAGATTTTCTCCTACGTGCTGGACGGGGCTCTCGCCCACCAGGACAGCATGGGCAATGCCCGGACCATCAAGCCGGGTCAGATCCAGGTAATGAGCGCGGGCTCCGGTGTCACACATTCCGAATTCAACCCATCCTCCACGGAGATGGTGCATCTGCTCCAGATCTGGATCATCCCGAACCAGCGTGGCCTCACCCCGCGCTACACGGAGTGGGCGCCCAGCGCCGAGCAGGACAGCGCCTCCAAGGTGCTGGTAATCTCTGCGGACGGCCGCGACGGCTCCGCGACCATCGCTCAGGACGCCGATATCTGGCGTCTGAAGCTCCAGCCCGGCGAAAGCTCCGCACATACGCTGGCCCCCGGACGCGGCCTCTGGCTCCACCTGATCCGCGGTCAAGCCGACGTGAACGGAGCGGGAATAAGCCCCGGGGATGCGGCCTCCACCGAGCGCCCCGGCGAGTACATCCTCAGTGCCGGTGACGAAGCCGTCGAAGCGCTGCTGTTTGACCTGCGCTGA
- a CDS encoding YceI family protein, whose translation MKIDYIAFPAAILTMALVSCENPADKTAKADVKGAVAKTEDNAAGTKYVFTPESKIEFTGSKVTGKHDGGFKAFTGHFTVKDGAPAGNDHKVEIDMNSTFADQEKLTGHLKSPDFFDVEKYPTTTFDVTEIKKDSDTQYTVSGNFKLHGVEKNISFPATVSQNGDAVSIKSEFNINRKDFGIVYAGKADDLIRDEVVIRLDLTAKPGA comes from the coding sequence ATGAAAATCGACTACATCGCCTTCCCTGCCGCGATCCTTACCATGGCCCTCGTTTCTTGCGAAAATCCCGCGGACAAGACGGCCAAGGCCGACGTGAAGGGCGCTGTCGCCAAGACGGAAGACAACGCCGCGGGCACGAAGTATGTATTCACTCCGGAATCGAAGATCGAATTCACCGGCTCCAAGGTCACCGGCAAGCATGACGGCGGCTTCAAGGCCTTCACCGGACACTTCACCGTGAAGGACGGTGCCCCGGCGGGCAACGACCACAAGGTGGAGATCGACATGAATTCCACCTTCGCCGACCAGGAAAAGCTGACGGGACACCTCAAATCGCCCGACTTCTTCGACGTGGAGAAGTATCCGACGACGACCTTCGACGTGACCGAGATCAAGAAAGACTCCGACACCCAATACACGGTCTCTGGCAACTTCAAGCTGCACGGTGTGGAGAAGAACATCAGCTTCCCTGCCACCGTCAGCCAGAATGGCGATGCGGTGAGCATCAAGTCCGAGTTCAACATCAATCGCAAGGACTTCGGCATCGTCTACGCTGGCAAAGCCGACGACCTGATCCGTGACGAAGTCGTGATCCGCCTCGATCTTACCGCGAAGCCGGGCGCTTGA
- a CDS encoding L,D-transpeptidase family protein, which produces MVPFQSYLLRCLPVMLGMALISCAAPPRIIDKKRPPQKADYVMYEWYDDTGPGKVAININLSEQRARYTRGGRDIGWSYVATGKEGYGTPSGRYSITEKIVDKHSNRYGWIEDEWGNVTNGDAKPSTAVPAGERYVPAPMPYWMRLTSYGIGMHAGIIPKPGEAASHGCIRLPKELAPVLFESVNVGTPVTITH; this is translated from the coding sequence ATGGTTCCGTTTCAATCGTATCTGCTCCGTTGCCTCCCGGTGATGCTGGGGATGGCTCTGATTTCCTGCGCAGCGCCGCCTCGTATCATCGACAAAAAGCGGCCGCCCCAGAAGGCGGACTATGTGATGTACGAATGGTACGACGACACGGGGCCGGGCAAGGTAGCGATCAACATCAACCTCTCCGAACAGCGGGCACGCTATACCCGCGGCGGCCGGGATATCGGCTGGTCCTACGTGGCCACCGGCAAGGAAGGCTACGGCACGCCCTCAGGCCGCTACAGCATCACCGAAAAGATCGTGGACAAGCACTCGAACCGGTACGGCTGGATCGAGGATGAATGGGGCAATGTGACCAATGGTGATGCCAAGCCGAGCACGGCGGTACCCGCAGGCGAACGTTACGTTCCCGCGCCGATGCCCTACTGGATGCGCCTGACCTCCTACGGAATCGGGATGCACGCCGGGATCATCCCGAAGCCGGGCGAGGCGGCCTCCCATGGCTGCATCCGCCTGCCGAAGGAGCTGGCTCCGGTGCTCTTCGAGTCGGTAAACGTCGGCACCCCGGTGACGATTACGCATTGA
- a CDS encoding type 1 glutamine amidotransferase domain-containing protein codes for MIARILTATAVLFASPVFAQEAKAAPKKPILLVLTNHAKLGNSGKRTGFFLSEAAHPWEVFSKAGYPVTLASPVGGFAPLDPKSYDLKDEANAAFWKKVGSGEEKNNTLGVRDTKAVMDLNPADFSAVFFAGGHGTMWDFRQDKAIQRFTATVYEDGGAVGAVCHGPAALIDVKLTDGTPLVKGKKVAGFTNAEEEAVGLTTTVPYLLQSELEAAGATHVPGENFKENAVLDGRLATGQNPASAKKAAELLVEALASDETDSAPKAEKVEEPKESE; via the coding sequence ATGATCGCACGCATCCTCACCGCCACGGCTGTTCTTTTCGCCTCTCCGGTTTTCGCCCAAGAGGCGAAAGCAGCGCCGAAAAAGCCCATCCTGCTGGTGCTGACCAACCACGCGAAGCTGGGCAATAGCGGGAAGAGGACCGGATTCTTCCTCTCCGAGGCGGCCCATCCTTGGGAAGTTTTCAGCAAGGCGGGCTATCCGGTGACCTTGGCCAGTCCAGTGGGCGGCTTCGCGCCTCTCGACCCGAAAAGCTATGACCTGAAGGATGAGGCGAACGCGGCCTTTTGGAAAAAGGTCGGTTCCGGCGAGGAGAAAAACAACACGCTGGGAGTGCGGGATACCAAGGCTGTGATGGATCTGAACCCGGCGGATTTCTCCGCGGTCTTCTTCGCGGGCGGTCATGGCACCATGTGGGATTTCCGCCAGGACAAGGCGATCCAGCGCTTCACGGCCACGGTCTACGAGGATGGGGGTGCCGTGGGAGCAGTGTGCCACGGTCCCGCAGCCCTGATCGACGTGAAGCTCACGGACGGAACTCCGCTGGTGAAGGGCAAGAAGGTGGCGGGCTTCACCAACGCCGAGGAGGAGGCAGTAGGCCTAACAACGACAGTCCCCTACCTGCTGCAGTCTGAACTGGAAGCAGCAGGTGCCACCCACGTCCCGGGGGAGAATTTCAAGGAAAACGCGGTGCTCGATGGACGACTGGCGACCGGCCAAAACCCGGCATCTGCCAAGAAGGCCGCCGAATTGCTGGTAGAAGCGCTGGCAAGTGACGAAACCGACTCCGCGCCCAAGGCCGAAAAAGTCGAGGAGCCGAAAGAGAGTGAGTGA
- a CDS encoding VOC family protein, producing the protein MSLSHIPEGYHSVTPSLTARDARAALDFYSRALGAEVLYTLDEPSGKVAHGEFVIGNSRIMISDEYPDFGAIQPEIGKGATFMIYVADVDAAYAQAVKEGGTGKQEPTDMFWGDRIARIFDPYGYRWTLATRKREVSVDEMKEAMKSWGQES; encoded by the coding sequence ATGAGTCTCTCTCACATCCCGGAAGGCTATCATTCGGTCACGCCCTCGCTGACTGCACGCGACGCCCGCGCGGCGCTCGACTTCTACTCCCGCGCCTTGGGTGCGGAAGTGCTGTATACGCTGGACGAACCCTCGGGCAAGGTGGCCCATGGCGAATTCGTGATCGGCAACTCCCGGATCATGATCTCCGACGAATATCCGGACTTCGGAGCCATCCAGCCGGAAATCGGAAAGGGAGCAACCTTCATGATCTACGTGGCCGACGTGGATGCCGCCTATGCGCAGGCGGTGAAGGAAGGCGGCACCGGAAAGCAGGAGCCTACGGACATGTTCTGGGGCGATCGCATCGCGCGCATCTTCGATCCCTATGGCTACCGTTGGACACTCGCCACACGGAAACGCGAAGTCTCCGTGGACGAGATGAAGGAAGCCATGAAGAGCTGGGGCCAGGAAAGCTGA
- a CDS encoding NAD(P)H-dependent oxidoreductase, producing the protein MGQVLVIFAHPAFQRSRVNRALVAAARRTEGVTVHDLYETYPDFLIDVRDEQVLLENHHSVVFQHPFFWYSSPALVKEWLDLVLQYRWAYGEGGTALRGKIMAQAISAGGPEDAYHRGGYNHFSVRELLAPFEQTARLCGMGYAEAFTVHASNQLDDPSLADVAHRYSAWLGSLRDGTLPLWLPPP; encoded by the coding sequence ATGGGACAGGTGCTGGTGATCTTTGCTCATCCGGCCTTCCAAAGGTCGCGGGTGAACCGTGCCCTCGTGGCTGCCGCCCGCCGCACCGAGGGCGTGACGGTTCACGACCTCTACGAAACCTATCCCGACTTCCTCATCGATGTCCGGGATGAGCAGGTCTTGTTAGAGAACCACCATTCGGTGGTCTTCCAACATCCCTTCTTCTGGTATAGCAGTCCGGCGCTGGTCAAAGAGTGGCTGGATCTCGTGCTTCAGTACCGCTGGGCCTATGGCGAAGGTGGCACCGCGCTGCGCGGGAAAATCATGGCTCAGGCGATCTCCGCCGGCGGCCCGGAAGATGCTTATCACCGGGGTGGCTACAATCATTTCTCCGTCCGCGAGCTGCTGGCCCCCTTCGAACAGACCGCTCGGCTCTGCGGGATGGGCTATGCCGAAGCTTTCACGGTCCATGCTTCCAACCAGCTCGACGACCCTTCGCTTGCTGATGTTGCCCACCGTTACTCCGCGTGGCTCGGATCGCTGCGCGATGGCACCCTTCCCCTTTGGCTTCCTCCTCCCTGA
- a CDS encoding monovalent cation:proton antiporter-2 (CPA2) family protein, with the protein MAFESFFAQAFLYLSAALVAVLVGKRLGMGAVLGYLIAGALIGPWGLGWVGGESEEITHFAEFGVVMMLFLVGLELEPSHLWRMKRQIFGLGTAQVVCSALAIAGLAMAFGIGWKPALGIGLILAMSSTAIVLQCLSEKNLMRTEAGQNSFAVLLFQDLAVIPIMALLPLLGAHQAKAGDHEAHGKAAEWMAHLPGWAQALLTIGAVALIVIVGRLAVRPIFRAIAKTRQREAFTAAALLLIISVALLMTKVGLSAALGTFVAGVVLANSEYRHELESDLEPFKGLLLGLFFLGVGTGIDFGHISANWPTVLGCALGLLLVKGGVIFGLARVRQATCGSALVFASALAAGGEFAFVLIALASGAGVFGEEISRTLVAVVALTMAATPLLILASYRFTARSMQPKHTVERASDVRDEGNPVIICGFGRFGHAIGRLLATQGVNSTVLDNDPDQVDTLRAIGFPVFFGDAGRPDLLMTAGAARARALVIALKDTETTMKIVGVAKKHFPHLQIFLRAHSRVEAYEYLEAGEERIYRETLDTSLRLGTDVLRSLGMPGYTAYRAAKLYRRADETFLRKMVEHRKKDRAAFLTAARESQAIFESVMRADPLGTEDEAWTPPPGGGVKEKAED; encoded by the coding sequence GTGGCATTCGAAAGCTTCTTCGCTCAGGCCTTCCTGTATCTCTCCGCGGCACTGGTCGCGGTACTTGTTGGAAAGCGCCTCGGCATGGGCGCGGTGCTCGGCTACCTGATTGCCGGTGCCTTGATCGGACCGTGGGGCCTGGGCTGGGTCGGAGGAGAGAGTGAAGAGATCACACACTTCGCCGAGTTCGGGGTGGTGATGATGCTTTTCCTGGTGGGCCTGGAACTTGAGCCTTCACACCTGTGGCGGATGAAGCGCCAGATCTTCGGGCTCGGCACGGCGCAGGTGGTCTGCTCGGCGCTCGCGATCGCCGGTCTGGCGATGGCCTTCGGCATCGGATGGAAGCCGGCTCTGGGTATCGGCCTGATCCTCGCAATGTCGAGCACGGCGATCGTGCTGCAGTGCCTTTCGGAGAAGAACCTGATGCGCACGGAGGCGGGGCAAAATTCCTTCGCGGTGCTGCTCTTCCAAGACCTCGCCGTGATCCCGATCATGGCACTACTGCCGCTGCTGGGCGCGCATCAGGCGAAGGCGGGTGACCACGAGGCTCATGGGAAAGCGGCGGAATGGATGGCCCATCTCCCGGGTTGGGCGCAGGCACTACTGACCATCGGCGCAGTGGCGCTGATCGTGATTGTGGGGCGGCTCGCGGTACGGCCGATCTTCCGCGCCATCGCGAAGACCCGCCAGCGCGAGGCCTTCACGGCGGCGGCGCTGCTGCTGATCATCAGCGTGGCACTGCTGATGACGAAGGTGGGGCTTTCCGCGGCGCTAGGCACTTTCGTGGCGGGCGTGGTCTTGGCGAACAGCGAGTACCGCCATGAATTGGAAAGCGACCTCGAGCCCTTCAAGGGGCTCCTGCTAGGCCTGTTCTTCCTCGGCGTGGGAACCGGCATCGACTTCGGCCACATCTCGGCGAATTGGCCGACGGTGCTGGGCTGTGCCTTGGGCTTGCTGCTGGTAAAAGGCGGCGTGATTTTCGGCTTGGCCCGCGTGCGGCAGGCGACCTGTGGTTCGGCGCTGGTCTTCGCTTCGGCGCTGGCAGCAGGCGGGGAGTTTGCCTTCGTGCTGATCGCACTCGCCTCCGGAGCCGGGGTTTTCGGAGAGGAGATTTCGAGGACCTTGGTCGCCGTGGTTGCCTTGACCATGGCAGCGACGCCGCTGCTGATCCTGGCAAGCTACCGCTTCACGGCGCGATCGATGCAGCCGAAGCACACAGTCGAGCGCGCAAGCGATGTGCGCGACGAAGGCAATCCGGTCATCATCTGCGGATTCGGGCGCTTCGGCCACGCCATCGGTCGTCTGCTGGCGACCCAAGGGGTGAATTCCACCGTCCTCGACAACGATCCCGACCAAGTGGACACGCTGCGGGCGATCGGTTTCCCGGTTTTCTTCGGGGATGCAGGGCGCCCGGACTTGCTCATGACGGCAGGCGCAGCACGGGCACGGGCCTTGGTGATCGCCCTAAAGGATACCGAGACCACGATGAAGATCGTCGGGGTGGCCAAGAAGCACTTCCCGCATCTTCAGATTTTCCTGCGGGCACACAGCCGCGTGGAGGCCTATGAGTATCTGGAGGCGGGCGAGGAAAGGATCTATCGCGAGACGCTGGATACCTCCCTGCGGCTTGGCACCGATGTCCTGCGCTCGCTGGGGATGCCGGGATACACGGCTTACCGGGCGGCAAAACTTTACCGCCGCGCGGACGAGACCTTCCTGCGAAAGATGGTGGAGCACCGGAAGAAAGACCGTGCGGCCTTCCTCACGGCAGCTCGGGAATCGCAGGCGATCTTCGAGTCCGTGATGCGTGCCGACCCGCTCGGAACGGAGGACGAAGCCTGGACGCCGCCCCCCGGAGGAGGGGTCAAGGAGAAGGCGGAGGATTGA
- the wrbA gene encoding NAD(P)H:quinone oxidoreductase yields the protein MSKLLVLYYSTYGHIETMANAVAEGARSVEGVEVTLKRVPETMPEDVARKYGAKLDQAAPVAEPGELADYDAIIFGTPTRFGNMAAQMRNFLDQTGQLWMKGALVGKVGSVFASTGTGGGNESTILTFIPTLLHHGMIYVGLPYAAPELTDISEVRGGSPYGAATIAGPDGSRQPSEKELSLARFQGKHVAGITAQLKK from the coding sequence ATGAGCAAACTCCTCGTTCTTTACTACTCCACCTACGGCCACATCGAGACGATGGCCAATGCCGTCGCTGAAGGCGCACGCTCCGTCGAGGGCGTGGAAGTCACCCTCAAGCGCGTGCCCGAAACCATGCCAGAGGATGTCGCGCGGAAATACGGCGCGAAGCTCGATCAGGCCGCTCCCGTCGCCGAGCCCGGCGAACTCGCCGACTACGATGCGATCATCTTCGGCACGCCGACCCGCTTCGGAAACATGGCCGCGCAGATGCGGAACTTCCTCGACCAAACCGGCCAGCTCTGGATGAAGGGCGCACTGGTCGGAAAGGTCGGTAGCGTTTTCGCCAGTACCGGCACCGGTGGCGGCAACGAGTCCACGATCCTGACTTTCATCCCGACCCTGCTACACCATGGCATGATCTACGTCGGCCTGCCCTATGCGGCCCCGGAACTCACCGACATTAGCGAAGTGCGGGGCGGCAGTCCCTACGGCGCGGCAACCATCGCCGGCCCCGACGGCTCGCGCCAACCGAGCGAGAAGGAGCTTTCCTTGGCCCGCTTCCAAGGCAAGCACGTCGCGGGAATCACCGCGCAGTTGAAGAAGTGA
- a CDS encoding lipase family alpha/beta hydrolase, producing MRILAASLLIFSLAVAACAPARLQRVRERRESVAAASDLERAFTGANDAAATKALGNWIEQAHRSGALVQEVGGYRVKFQTKGKGVYAPVYFDRIERASRYAPVGLDSHREAGAGVPMIGHRDNQRREAIEKWYPPEAITRAVTAVAIPGPVRGGKRDVEIRLYDRLQTETVAIGGRRQTLAADFTAPWAGLLGETRALATTGLTSVLRQQTGREPGFALMEAYDPNKTPLILIHGLFSTPLAWAELTNELWADPAVRTRYQIWHYLYPTNAPPLYSARVMRKQLDEMRSTLDPDGRDPAMQRTVVIAHSMGGILTKSLVVDPRDAFWDAIFTRPIGTMNLTREERATLDEAFFWKPRKHVDRVIFCSVPFGGSTFAASWVGLLGRRFVAPSKGFSDFFDSLEKKNPGIWGPAYRNLPGNSVNSVSSLSPQQLSMEIFHRLPIVPTTAAHVITGSRDFFVSSTSSAVPGAESSLEVPSGHGSFHHPKAIAEIKRILALPPHH from the coding sequence GTGAGAATCCTCGCGGCATCCCTGTTGATCTTCAGCCTCGCTGTGGCGGCATGCGCCCCGGCGAGGCTACAACGTGTCCGGGAACGCCGCGAATCAGTCGCCGCAGCGAGCGATCTGGAGCGGGCATTCACAGGGGCCAATGATGCTGCCGCAACGAAGGCCCTCGGAAACTGGATCGAGCAGGCACACCGCAGCGGAGCTCTCGTCCAAGAGGTCGGCGGATATCGCGTAAAATTCCAGACGAAGGGCAAAGGCGTTTACGCACCTGTTTATTTCGACCGTATCGAGCGGGCTTCCCGCTATGCGCCGGTGGGCCTCGATTCGCATCGCGAAGCGGGAGCCGGTGTCCCGATGATCGGCCATCGCGACAACCAACGGCGCGAGGCGATCGAGAAATGGTATCCACCCGAGGCCATCACCCGAGCCGTGACAGCGGTGGCCATCCCCGGGCCAGTTCGCGGTGGCAAGCGGGACGTGGAGATCCGGCTCTACGACAGGCTACAAACGGAAACGGTGGCAATCGGAGGCCGACGTCAAACCTTGGCCGCGGACTTCACGGCACCATGGGCCGGGCTCCTGGGAGAAACACGAGCTCTCGCCACGACCGGCTTAACATCGGTCCTTCGCCAGCAAACAGGCAGGGAGCCGGGCTTCGCGCTCATGGAGGCCTACGATCCCAACAAGACGCCTCTCATCCTGATCCACGGCCTCTTCTCGACGCCGCTTGCATGGGCAGAGCTGACGAATGAGCTATGGGCGGATCCCGCGGTTAGGACCCGCTATCAGATCTGGCACTACCTTTACCCGACGAATGCGCCACCGCTTTATTCGGCCCGGGTCATGCGAAAGCAGCTCGACGAAATGCGCTCGACGCTCGATCCGGATGGACGTGATCCCGCGATGCAACGCACCGTCGTCATCGCTCACAGCATGGGTGGCATCCTCACGAAATCGCTGGTGGTCGATCCTCGCGATGCATTCTGGGATGCGATCTTCACGCGGCCGATCGGCACCATGAATCTCACGCGTGAAGAACGCGCGACTCTTGACGAAGCTTTTTTCTGGAAGCCGCGGAAGCATGTCGACCGCGTGATCTTCTGTTCGGTCCCCTTTGGCGGCAGCACCTTCGCCGCCTCGTGGGTCGGGCTGCTCGGTCGACGCTTCGTGGCTCCGAGCAAAGGCTTCAGCGACTTCTTCGACAGCTTGGAGAAGAAGAATCCCGGCATTTGGGGTCCAGCCTACCGCAATCTGCCGGGGAACAGCGTGAACAGTGTCTCGAGCCTTTCGCCACAGCAGCTCTCGATGGAGATCTTCCACAGGCTGCCGATTGTCCCGACCACGGCGGCACATGTGATCACCGGCTCGCGGGATTTCTTCGTTTCATCGACAAGCTCCGCAGTCCCGGGAGCGGAATCGTCGTTGGAAGTTCCTTCCGGCCACGGCTCGTTCCATCACCCGAAGGCGATCGCGGAGATCAAGCGCATCCTGGCACTGCCACCGCATCACTGA
- a CDS encoding rhomboid family intramembrane serine protease, producing MIFPISDDDRHLMSPAWITILLLAANVVVFAMQLLDPGLTYGWSVIPKEIVTGVDLTDPVLIKVGQQVGQIPQLPGPVPIYLTIFSAMFMHGGWAHIGGNMLYLWIFGDNVEHRFGSLKFLLFYLISGIVATFAQIATNPDSVIPNLGASGAISGVLGAYMVLFPRNMVNAIFFFRIVSLPAIFVIGMWIFLQLVNGAGSIAPTAETGGGVAYAAHIGGFVAGVAMGFFARMGMKNHEPPSVFRRIYEDEPKVRRYW from the coding sequence GTGATCTTTCCCATCAGCGACGACGACCGGCATCTGATGAGCCCGGCATGGATTACCATCCTCCTCCTAGCGGCCAATGTGGTGGTGTTCGCAATGCAGCTGCTCGATCCCGGCCTGACCTATGGCTGGAGCGTGATCCCCAAGGAAATCGTCACAGGCGTCGATCTCACCGACCCAGTGCTCATCAAGGTAGGCCAGCAAGTCGGCCAAATTCCGCAGCTTCCCGGTCCGGTTCCGATCTACCTCACGATCTTCTCCGCCATGTTCATGCACGGTGGTTGGGCGCACATCGGCGGAAACATGCTCTACCTTTGGATCTTCGGCGACAACGTGGAGCACCGCTTCGGCAGCTTGAAATTCCTGCTCTTTTATCTGATTAGCGGCATCGTCGCGACCTTCGCACAGATCGCCACGAATCCGGATAGCGTGATTCCGAATCTCGGTGCCTCCGGAGCGATCTCCGGAGTGTTGGGTGCTTACATGGTGCTCTTTCCGCGGAACATGGTGAACGCCATCTTCTTTTTCCGGATCGTCTCGCTGCCCGCGATCTTCGTGATCGGGATGTGGATCTTCCTGCAACTCGTCAATGGTGCGGGCTCGATCGCGCCGACTGCGGAAACAGGTGGTGGCGTGGCTTATGCCGCACACATCGGCGGCTTTGTTGCGGGCGTCGCGATGGGTTTCTTTGCGCGGATGGGCATGAAGAACCACGAGCCGCCCTCGGTCTTCCGGAGGATCTACGAGGACGAGCCGAAGGTGCGACGCTACTGGTGA
- a CDS encoding very short patch repair endonuclease: MADIWSAEKRSEVMSRIRGGNTKPELAVRSMLHRLGYRFTVHGPKNKSLPGRPDLVLPKYGVVIFVHGCFWHGHEHCPDFKMPQSKTEWWQAKIGGNKARDARVERELRNLGWHVVTLWACALKTKGAREWLEARLPVLIGRPLGVVGAPATTRRSFSSKVAESE, from the coding sequence ATGGCGGACATCTGGTCAGCGGAAAAGAGATCCGAGGTGATGTCACGCATCCGTGGCGGGAATACCAAGCCGGAGCTGGCGGTCCGTTCGATGCTTCACCGGCTGGGCTATCGCTTCACGGTCCATGGCCCGAAGAATAAATCGTTGCCGGGCCGCCCGGATCTCGTCCTGCCGAAGTATGGCGTGGTGATCTTTGTTCACGGTTGCTTCTGGCACGGCCACGAGCACTGCCCGGACTTCAAGATGCCGCAGTCGAAGACGGAGTGGTGGCAGGCGAAGATCGGGGGAAACAAGGCTCGCGATGCCCGGGTCGAGCGTGAACTGAGGAACCTCGGTTGGCACGTGGTCACGCTCTGGGCATGCGCGCTAAAGACAAAGGGAGCGCGGGAGTGGTTGGAAGCGAGGTTGCCGGTGCTGATCGGTCGGCCGCTTGGAGTCGTAGGAGCTCCGGCAACAACCCGTCGCTCCTTTTCCTCCAAGGTGGCGGAATCCGAGTGA